The genomic DNA CATCACCCTCGTCATGGCCGTGGCCGCGTTGATCTTCGCGTCCGTCTGGACGCGCTTCTTCGCCACGGGCCCGCTCGAGTTCCTGTTCCGCTGGCCGCGATCCCGCAGCTCGTCCCGCGGCTAGGCACGGGCGCGGCGGACCCGGCGACGACAGCCCGCGGCTACATCTCCGCCTTACCGCGCCGCCAATAGCCCATGAAGGACACCTGCTTGCGGTTGATGCCCGCGTCTCGCACCAAGTAACGGCGCAGTTCCTTAATGGTTCCGGCCTCCCCGGCGAGCCACGCATAGAAGGGCGCATCGGCCGCCTGGGCCGGCTCCCACAAGATGGTCTCGTCGATGTCAACGTCTTCGGGTTCCTGCCCGGCCACCACTGCGCCCGCGGCCGGGATGGCGACGGCGCCTCGCACCGCCGTGCCGAGGAGCTCACCATGGGGGCGGGAGCCGCGCGGCAGCCACTGCACGGAGACTCCCGATCGGGTGAACGAGCCCTGGATATCGTCCACGCTGGGGACCTCGATGAACGCATTGCCGGTCATGCCCGGCGGCAGGGTCTCGAGGATGGAACAGATGGCCGGTGCCGCCGTCTCATCCCCAGCCAGCAGGATGCGGCGCGCGGAGCCCGGTTTGAACTCGATCCCCGCGTAGTCCGGCTTCACCAAATGCTTGTTCGGGCCGATCATGGTGACGTGCTGGCCCGGCTCCGCCTCGGCGGCCCAGACCGAGGCCGGACCGCCGACCAGCTTGCCGTTCTCCCGGGCCACGTGCAGCACGAAGTCGATGTCGATCTCCGCGTACTCGCCGACATTGCCGGGATGCCCGGGCGCGCGGAACGAGCGGATGGAATAGGTCCGCATCCAGCCGCGATCCGCGGGGTCCTTTTGCAGCCAATGCCGGTACCAGCCGGTCACGTCTGCCTCGGCAATGCGGCCGTCAGGACGCAGGCGCGCAAAATGGTCCGCGCTGGCCTCCGGCCCCGGGATGACCAGCTTGATGCGCAGGTCCAACGGGTGCCCGCCGGTCCCGAAGTGCTCAAGGTCCGGCCCCGTGAACGTCACACGCCGGTAATTGGGGCTGATGGTGGTGGCGGCGACGGTGGTCAGCGTGAACGCGAGCGCTTGGCAGGCCTCCAACGCCGGCTTCAGCCCGTCATCGTTCAGATCGCCGGTAGGTGCCTCGGCCGGCGACGCGGCGCTAACGGTAGTGGGCGCATCCTGCGGGGCGTTCAACTGCGGCAGGGTTCCCGTCGAGCGGCCCCCGGCCGCCGCCCGTGAGGCGTTCTCATCGTGGTTTGTCCCGCGCACCACCCGGTTGCGTCCAATCGGCAGCACCAAGGGGGTGCCAGCCACCGGATCGGGGATCACGCGCGAGGGCATGCCGAAGACGTCCTGCACCATCGTCTCCGTGACGACGGCGGCCGGGTGCCCTTGAGCGTAGATACCGCCCTCCTTCAAGGCGACGAGGTGATCCGCGTAGCGGGCCGCGAGGTTCAGGTCATGCAGCACGATCGCCACGGTGGTCCCGCGGCGGCGGTTCAGATCCGCGACCACGTCGAGAACCTCCAGCTGGTGCGCTACGTCGAGGTAGGTCGTCGGCTCGTCAAGCAGCAGCAGGTCCGTCTCCTGGGCCAGCGCCATGGCGATCCACACGCGCTGGCGCTGGCCGCCCGACAGCTCGTCAATCGCGCGGTCCGCCAACTCCTCGGTGCCCGTGGCGTGCATGGCGCGCGCCACGGCGTCGTCGTCCTCGCCGGACCAGCGGCGGAACCAGCCCTGATGCGGGTAACGGCCCCGCCCCACCAGCTCGCGCACGGTGATGCCGTCCGGGGCGATCGGCGTCTGCGGCAGCAGGCCGAGCACCTTGGCGATCTCCCGCGCCGGCTGGGTATGAATGTCCTTGCCGTCCAGCACCACGGAGCCGGCCGAGGGCTTGAGCAGCCGGGAGAGCCCACGCAACAACGTGGACTTGCCGCAGCCATTGGCGCCCACAATCATGGTCACTTCGCCGGTGGGCAGCTCCAGGCTGAGATCGTTGACGATCATCGACTTGTCATACCCCAGGCTCAGGGCCTGGGCTTGCAGTTGGGCCATGTCAGCCTCCCATTCCTTGTTTGTTGGAGCGCACCAGCAACCACAGCAGGAACGGCGCGCCGAGCGCACCGGTGATGACCCCTGCCGGGAGGGTGACGTCCCCGAAGAGATTGGCTCCAGCAAAGTCGGCGGCGAGCACCAGCGCCGCGCCAACCAGTGCGGAGGCCACAAAATTGGTGCGGTGCGTCAGGAGGCGGGCCAGCGGTCCCGCCAAGAACGCGACGAACGCGAGCGGCCCGGTGACCGCAATGGTGCACGCGCTGAGGGCGACGCCGAGCACCACGAGCGCGGCGCGGGTGCCCCGCACGTTGAGGCCCAAGCTGGTGGCCGCGTCATCGCCCAGTTCCAGGATCCTCAGCTTCGAAACCGCCAGGGCCGTGAGCGGGGCGAGCACGACGAGGCAGGCCGCCAGCACGGCCGCCCGGTCCCACGTGCTGGAGCTCAGGGAGCCCACGAGCCAGTGCAGCGCGTCGCCCGCCGCACGCACATCGGTGCGGGTCAGCAAATAGTTCATGACGGCCTGAAGCATCGCGGCCGCGCCAATGCCGATGAGGATAAAGCGTCCACCGGTGTTCTTACCGCTTTCCGCCATGAAGTACACGAACAGTGCCACCACGAGGCCACCGGCGAATGCGAACAGGCTCAGCGCCGGCCCAGTGATTCCGAGCGCCAGCATGCCGGCGACCGCCGCGGTCGCCGCACCGTAGCCCACACCGATG from Zhihengliuella flava includes the following:
- a CDS encoding ATP-binding cassette domain-containing protein, which produces MAQLQAQALSLGYDKSMIVNDLSLELPTGEVTMIVGANGCGKSTLLRGLSRLLKPSAGSVVLDGKDIHTQPAREIAKVLGLLPQTPIAPDGITVRELVGRGRYPHQGWFRRWSGEDDDAVARAMHATGTEELADRAIDELSGGQRQRVWIAMALAQETDLLLLDEPTTYLDVAHQLEVLDVVADLNRRRGTTVAIVLHDLNLAARYADHLVALKEGGIYAQGHPAAVVTETMVQDVFGMPSRVIPDPVAGTPLVLPIGRNRVVRGTNHDENASRAAAGGRSTGTLPQLNAPQDAPTTVSAASPAEAPTGDLNDDGLKPALEACQALAFTLTTVAATTISPNYRRVTFTGPDLEHFGTGGHPLDLRIKLVIPGPEASADHFARLRPDGRIAEADVTGWYRHWLQKDPADRGWMRTYSIRSFRAPGHPGNVGEYAEIDIDFVLHVARENGKLVGGPASVWAAEAEPGQHVTMIGPNKHLVKPDYAGIEFKPGSARRILLAGDETAAPAICSILETLPPGMTGNAFIEVPSVDDIQGSFTRSGVSVQWLPRGSRPHGELLGTAVRGAVAIPAAGAVVAGQEPEDVDIDETILWEPAQAADAPFYAWLAGEAGTIKELRRYLVRDAGINRKQVSFMGYWRRGKAEM
- a CDS encoding FecCD family ABC transporter permease, with the protein product MFQRASSRSASRAATASATAPADANATREAVLSASVGADGTATQRASRRVRRVLAGLIAAVIVLFIARVVLGDPVVYLDQLWLILTGETVPGLSFIVTEHRGPAAVVGALAGAALGLSGTIFQTLLRNPLASPDVIGVGYGAATAAVAGMLALGITGPALSLFAFAGGLVVALFVYFMAESGKNTGGRFILIGIGAAAMLQAVMNYLLTRTDVRAAGDALHWLVGSLSSSTWDRAAVLAACLVVLAPLTALAVSKLRILELGDDAATSLGLNVRGTRAALVVLGVALSACTIAVTGPLAFVAFLAGPLARLLTHRTNFVASALVGAALVLAADFAGANLFGDVTLPAGVITGALGAPFLLWLLVRSNKQGMGG